In Halobaculum rubrum, the following are encoded in one genomic region:
- a CDS encoding DUF7289 family protein, translating into MGSGGTGNSRAQGDVISVVLLLAITIAGATAVVALGGDAITGIQQSATNGAAEQSMTQFDSKASLVAHGDSDSQRVRLAGSGDATRRVDAEAGWMNISVYNASTGEFEYEITNTTLGAVVYRDDDTAVAYQGGGVWRRTGNGSAMVSPPEFHYRGTTLTLPLVRVGGDERLDGEVVVRQSSDPTAVYPDEAAGRTNPLDAGVVVITVGSEYYDAWGRFFEQRTSGEVVVHHDNQTATVELVVPSNTDFENVVAATSSGGIAANPGPPPEPYRDGVVQPSADDVIESHIEECETNSSACVDEGNFSTDQMNDSETYFFDGDYAGDLSIDTSDGNVSVVVDGDVDAGDVDVTGGNTTTFYVREDFSVNGDVNADGPADQLRVLVHSDGDVSFNGNYKFIGFVYAPGSDVDLNGGGGSGTNFRGGLVGDTIDVNGDPNDFEYDPSVGTVELDVSASNAPRITYLHVSVTEIEVSED; encoded by the coding sequence ATGGGTTCCGGGGGGACGGGCAACAGTCGGGCACAGGGCGACGTCATCAGCGTCGTCCTTCTGCTGGCCATTACGATCGCGGGCGCGACCGCCGTCGTCGCGCTCGGCGGCGACGCGATCACGGGCATCCAGCAGTCGGCGACCAACGGGGCCGCCGAGCAGTCGATGACGCAGTTCGATTCGAAGGCGAGCCTCGTCGCCCACGGGGACAGCGACAGCCAGCGGGTGCGGCTAGCCGGCAGCGGCGACGCGACGCGGCGGGTCGACGCCGAGGCCGGCTGGATGAACATCTCGGTGTACAACGCCAGCACCGGGGAGTTCGAGTACGAGATCACGAACACGACGCTCGGCGCGGTCGTCTACCGTGACGACGACACCGCCGTCGCCTACCAGGGCGGGGGCGTCTGGCGGCGAACCGGCAACGGAAGCGCGATGGTGTCGCCGCCGGAGTTCCACTATCGCGGCACGACGCTGACGCTCCCGCTCGTGCGCGTCGGGGGCGACGAGCGGCTCGACGGCGAGGTCGTCGTCCGACAGTCGAGTGACCCGACTGCGGTGTACCCCGACGAAGCCGCGGGCCGCACGAACCCCCTCGATGCGGGAGTCGTCGTGATCACCGTCGGCAGCGAGTACTACGACGCGTGGGGCCGGTTCTTCGAGCAGCGCACCAGCGGCGAGGTGGTGGTCCACCACGACAACCAGACCGCGACGGTGGAGTTGGTCGTTCCGTCGAACACCGACTTCGAGAACGTCGTCGCCGCGACCTCCTCGGGCGGGATCGCTGCCAACCCGGGACCGCCGCCCGAGCCGTACCGCGACGGGGTGGTGCAACCGTCCGCCGACGACGTCATCGAGTCGCACATCGAGGAGTGCGAGACGAACTCGAGCGCGTGCGTCGACGAGGGGAACTTCTCGACCGACCAGATGAACGACAGCGAGACGTACTTCTTCGACGGCGACTACGCCGGCGACCTCTCGATCGACACCTCCGACGGGAACGTCTCGGTCGTCGTCGACGGCGACGTCGACGCCGGCGACGTCGACGTGACCGGGGGGAACACGACCACGTTCTACGTCCGCGAGGACTTCTCGGTGAACGGCGACGTCAACGCCGACGGTCCCGCCGACCAGCTCCGGGTGCTCGTCCACTCCGACGGAGACGTGTCGTTCAACGGGAACTACAAGTTCATCGGGTTCGTGTACGCGCCCGGATCGGACGTCGACCTCAACGGCGGCGGCGGGTCGGGGACGAACTTCAGGGGTGGCCTCGTCGGCGACACGATCGACGTGAACGGGGACCCGAACGACTTCGAGTACGACCCGTCGGTCGGAACCGTCGAGCTCGACGTGAGTGCGTCGAACGCCCCGCGTATCACCTACCTTCACGTCTCGGTCACCGAAATCGAGGTCAGCGAGGACTGA
- the hisD gene encoding histidinol dehydrogenase — protein sequence MDPRQVADLSPDERRAFFERDAGVDAVRDDVRDIVDRVRDEGDAAVREFSREFDDVEVANIDITDEAERAVDAVDGGVLAAIRESIGNVREFHEAQLPEDWTRQFDDGRVLGKRFRPLDRVGAYVPGGTAAYPSSAIMGVVPATVAGVDHVAVVTPPAEEINPATLAAIHEAGADAVYSVGGAQGVAALAYGTETVTSVRKVVGPGNKWVTAAKAAVRGDVEIDFLAGPSEVLVLADDTADPAAVAADLIAQAEHDPNASVVAVTDDGPTAEAVCAEIDAQVPERERAETIESALANDASGVLVARSMSEAVLFAEEYAAEHLSIQADDDEALLDRISNVGSAFLGRFTPVAAGDYASGTNHVLPTNGGARAFGGLSTDTFLRSSTVQRLSEDGLRDLSGTVTTLAEAEGLEAHAESVRTRFADEE from the coding sequence ATGGATCCGAGACAGGTCGCCGATCTCTCGCCGGACGAGCGGCGGGCGTTCTTCGAGCGCGACGCCGGCGTCGACGCCGTCCGTGACGACGTGCGCGACATCGTCGACCGCGTCCGCGACGAGGGCGACGCCGCCGTCCGAGAGTTTTCCCGCGAGTTCGACGACGTCGAGGTGGCGAACATCGACATCACCGACGAGGCCGAGCGCGCCGTCGACGCCGTCGACGGGGGGGTGCTCGCGGCGATCCGCGAATCGATCGGGAACGTCCGCGAGTTCCACGAGGCGCAACTACCGGAGGACTGGACTCGCCAGTTCGACGACGGGCGCGTGCTGGGCAAGCGCTTCCGGCCGCTCGACCGCGTCGGCGCGTACGTCCCCGGCGGCACCGCCGCGTACCCGTCGTCGGCGATCATGGGCGTCGTCCCCGCGACGGTCGCGGGCGTCGACCACGTCGCCGTCGTGACTCCCCCCGCCGAGGAGATCAACCCCGCGACGCTGGCGGCGATCCACGAGGCCGGCGCCGACGCCGTCTACTCCGTCGGCGGCGCGCAGGGCGTCGCCGCGCTCGCGTACGGCACCGAGACGGTGACGAGCGTCCGGAAAGTCGTCGGGCCGGGCAACAAGTGGGTGACCGCAGCGAAGGCGGCCGTCCGCGGGGACGTGGAGATCGACTTCCTCGCCGGCCCCTCGGAGGTGCTGGTGCTCGCGGACGACACGGCCGACCCCGCGGCGGTCGCCGCCGACCTGATCGCGCAGGCGGAGCACGACCCGAACGCCTCCGTGGTGGCGGTGACGGACGACGGGCCCACGGCCGAGGCCGTCTGTGCGGAGATCGACGCGCAGGTACCGGAGCGCGAGCGGGCCGAGACGATCGAGTCCGCCCTCGCTAACGACGCCTCGGGCGTGCTGGTCGCCCGCTCGATGTCCGAGGCGGTGCTGTTCGCAGAGGAGTACGCCGCTGAACACCTCTCGATACAGGCCGACGACGATGAGGCGCTGCTCGACCGGATCTCGAACGTCGGCTCGGCGTTCCTCGGCCGCTTCACGCCCGTCGCCGCCGGCGATTACGCCTCCGGGACGAACCACGTGCTGCCGACGAACGGCGGAGCGAGGGCGTTCGGCGGGCTGTCGACGGACACGTTCCTGCGCTCGTCGACCGTCCAGCGGCTCTCGGAGGACGGCCTTCGCGACCTCTCGGGGACGGTGACGACGCTGGCGGAGGCCGAAGGGCTGGAGGCGCACGCCGAGAGCGTCCGGACGCGCTTTGCGGACGAGGAATAA
- a CDS encoding 30S ribosomal protein S3ae: MSERSVSRQRQGKRWYTVLAPEQFDRAELGDTMAEEPEQVVGRTVETTLGEITGDQGQDNVKLTFKITDVGSDAAYTEFVQHELTRDYLRSMVRRGASKIDLHITVRTTDDYRVRVSSVAFTTKKADRSQEHAIRQIMTDLVEQAAEDRSFSELIDSVVEGRLSSAIYGEAKTVYPLRRVEIKKLSLEARPEEIAAEEETAVDVDDDDVAVDE, encoded by the coding sequence ATGAGCGAACGATCAGTCTCACGACAACGACAGGGGAAGCGCTGGTACACCGTCCTCGCGCCCGAGCAGTTCGACCGAGCCGAGCTCGGCGACACGATGGCCGAGGAGCCCGAGCAGGTCGTCGGCCGCACGGTCGAGACCACGCTGGGCGAGATCACCGGTGACCAGGGACAGGACAACGTCAAGCTGACGTTCAAGATCACGGACGTCGGGTCGGACGCCGCGTACACCGAGTTCGTCCAGCACGAACTCACGCGCGATTACCTCCGCTCGATGGTGCGCCGCGGCGCCTCGAAGATCGACCTGCACATCACCGTGCGCACGACCGACGACTACCGCGTTCGCGTCAGCTCGGTGGCGTTCACGACCAAGAAGGCCGACCGCTCCCAGGAGCACGCCATCCGCCAGATCATGACCGACCTGGTCGAGCAGGCCGCCGAGGACCGCTCGTTCTCGGAGCTCATCGACTCCGTCGTCGAGGGGCGCCTCTCGTCGGCGATCTACGGCGAGGCGAAGACGGTGTACCCGCTTCGCCGCGTCGAGATCAAGAAGCTCTCGCTCGAGGCACGGCCCGAGGAGATCGCCGCCGAGGAGGAGACCGCCGTCGACGTGGACGACGACGACGTCGCCGTCGACGAGTAG
- a CDS encoding DUF7289 family protein, whose product MSRAQSDALGFVLVFSLIVLTVGTVYAAGYPALEEFRTDEQLENMERAFDVLDDNLDDLAREGAPSRATEIKLNGGRLAVNGSTTITVNATTTDAVEGANFTVAGESTPITYSQGDTTIVSAHGAVLRQDGEAAFMRSTPGWVIDDGHALIPLVVTDRTGDRVAFAGSSTVLIRGQVTGRGVADELASGAGDDVTVTVTVASPRADAWKRYFEAEGFTAVDSDPDDGEVTYRFEVDSVLVQQTTVSVELEG is encoded by the coding sequence GTGAGTCGGGCACAAAGCGACGCGCTCGGGTTCGTGCTGGTGTTCTCACTGATCGTGCTCACCGTCGGGACCGTGTACGCCGCGGGCTATCCCGCGCTGGAGGAGTTCCGGACGGACGAACAGCTCGAGAACATGGAGCGGGCCTTCGACGTGCTCGACGACAACCTCGACGACCTCGCGCGCGAGGGCGCGCCGAGCCGGGCCACCGAGATCAAGCTCAACGGCGGACGCCTCGCGGTGAACGGGTCCACGACGATCACGGTGAACGCGACGACGACGGACGCCGTCGAGGGGGCGAACTTCACCGTCGCCGGCGAGAGCACGCCGATCACGTACAGCCAGGGCGACACGACTATCGTTTCCGCACACGGCGCGGTACTCCGCCAGGACGGCGAGGCCGCGTTCATGCGCTCGACTCCGGGGTGGGTGATCGACGACGGGCACGCGTTGATCCCGCTGGTCGTCACCGACCGGACGGGCGATCGCGTCGCGTTCGCCGGGAGCTCGACCGTGTTGATCCGCGGGCAGGTGACGGGGCGGGGCGTCGCGGATGAACTCGCTTCCGGCGCTGGCGACGACGTGACGGTGACCGTCACTGTCGCGTCGCCACGGGCGGACGCCTGGAAGCGCTACTTCGAGGCCGAGGGGTTCACGGCCGTCGACAGCGACCCCGACGACGGGGAGGTCACCTACCGGTTCGAGGTAGACAGCGTGCTCGTCCAACAGACCACCGTCTCGGTGGAGTTGGAAGGGTGA
- a CDS encoding KEOPS complex subunit Pcc1, translating to MTGSDLARTGVVETTHADAEAAATIAAAISPDNTDDIRTEADGATVATRIARDTTGGFLASVDDYLVNLDVADDVVATGRGGEGDTNIAERFRDADGIRDTNDTRDTADTDTHDT from the coding sequence ATGACTGGCAGCGACCTCGCTCGAACCGGGGTGGTCGAGACGACCCACGCCGACGCCGAGGCTGCGGCGACGATCGCGGCAGCCATCTCGCCGGACAACACGGACGACATCCGGACGGAGGCGGACGGAGCGACGGTTGCGACCCGCATCGCGCGGGACACGACCGGCGGGTTTCTCGCCTCGGTGGACGACTACCTCGTGAACCTCGACGTGGCCGACGACGTGGTCGCGACGGGACGGGGAGGGGAGGGCGACACGAACATCGCGGAGCGGTTCCGCGACGCGGACGGCATCCGCGACACGAACGACACACGCGACACCGCAGACACAGACACACACGACACATGA
- a CDS encoding DUF7266 family protein — MTDPPRSHDGSPPVGRASKPSRPRRDRGTATALSYVLTLGITALLISGLLVAAGGAVESQREDTTREAMEVVGQQLSARLMAADRLVAAGGSEVSVRGSYPETIAGSTYSIAVRSGPPTTIELTATGTRVSVAVGTATRTPVADATVSGGDVAIVYSGGQLEVRGA; from the coding sequence ATGACTGACCCGCCTCGCTCGCACGACGGTTCGCCGCCGGTCGGGCGGGCGTCGAAGCCGTCCCGGCCCCGTCGCGATCGCGGTACGGCGACCGCGCTGTCGTACGTGTTGACGCTCGGCATCACGGCGCTGTTGATCAGCGGCCTGCTCGTCGCCGCCGGCGGCGCCGTTGAGAGCCAGCGCGAGGACACGACGCGCGAGGCGATGGAGGTGGTCGGCCAGCAGCTCTCGGCGCGGCTGATGGCGGCCGACCGTCTCGTCGCCGCCGGCGGGAGCGAGGTGAGCGTTCGGGGCTCGTACCCGGAGACCATCGCCGGCAGCACCTACTCGATCGCGGTACGGTCCGGCCCGCCGACGACGATCGAACTGACCGCGACCGGCACGAGGGTCTCGGTCGCTGTGGGGACCGCGACGCGCACGCCCGTCGCCGACGCGACGGTGTCTGGCGGCGACGTGGCGATCGTGTACAGCGGCGGCCAACTGGAGGTGCGCGGCGCGTGA
- a CDS encoding HesB/IscA family protein, which translates to MSTDASGGSELDTAVTVTPAAAEEAVSLMEGEGMDVDVGGLRLFVQQGGCAGLSYGMRFDTEPEEDDRVTEQHGLRVFVDPASMNYIGGSTLDYESGLQAAGFTVENPNVEAECGCGESFRT; encoded by the coding sequence ATGAGTACTGACGCGTCCGGAGGGAGCGAGCTCGACACCGCCGTCACGGTCACACCGGCGGCGGCCGAAGAGGCGGTCTCGCTCATGGAGGGCGAGGGCATGGACGTGGACGTCGGCGGTCTGCGCCTGTTCGTCCAGCAGGGCGGCTGTGCCGGGCTGTCGTACGGCATGCGCTTCGATACCGAGCCCGAGGAGGACGACCGCGTGACCGAACAGCACGGGCTGCGCGTGTTCGTCGACCCGGCGTCGATGAACTACATCGGCGGGTCGACGCTCGATTACGAGTCCGGGCTGCAGGCGGCGGGCTTCACCGTCGAGAACCCGAACGTGGAGGCGGAGTGCGGCTGCGGCGAGTCGTTCCGGACGTGA
- a CDS encoding 30S ribosomal protein S15, protein MARMHTRRRGSSGSDNPAADEPPEWSDVDTEDVEERVVELADQGHDPSVIGLKLRDEGVKGTPIPNVKLATGKKVTEILEEHDAGNDLPEDIRNLMERAVRLREHMEENQQDAQNKRALQNTESKIRRLADYYRGDKLDDDFRYSYDVAVDLLEDDR, encoded by the coding sequence ATGGCACGAATGCACACCCGCCGTCGAGGGTCGTCCGGTTCGGACAACCCCGCGGCAGACGAACCCCCGGAGTGGAGCGACGTCGATACCGAGGACGTCGAGGAACGCGTCGTCGAACTCGCCGATCAGGGCCACGACCCGAGCGTCATCGGCCTGAAACTGCGCGACGAGGGCGTGAAGGGCACGCCGATTCCGAACGTGAAGCTCGCGACCGGCAAGAAGGTCACCGAGATCCTCGAGGAGCACGACGCCGGCAACGACCTGCCCGAGGACATCCGGAACCTCATGGAGCGCGCCGTGCGCCTCCGCGAGCACATGGAGGAGAACCAGCAGGACGCGCAGAACAAGCGCGCGCTCCAGAACACCGAGTCGAAGATCCGTCGCCTCGCGGACTACTACCGCGGCGACAAGCTCGACGACGACTTCCGGTACAGCTACGACGTCGCCGTCGACCTCCTCGAGGACGACCGGTAA
- a CDS encoding DUF7287 family protein, whose amino-acid sequence MSDDGYPATDPAAGSGVERTRARDRGQTTIDYAVGVSVFLLVVAFVFAFAPSLTAPFTSDATDAVVVADRSADRIANDLLVADPARPSVLDADCTAGFFDTDEAVDTDCRYETDASDLRGALGIVSPDRTANVTVVSDGGIRVLGDGADAVPLAAGPAPPRGAGVSTARRAVLLDGSDATVIVRVW is encoded by the coding sequence GTGAGCGACGACGGATATCCGGCGACGGACCCCGCCGCCGGCAGCGGCGTCGAGCGCACCCGTGCCCGCGACCGCGGGCAGACGACCATCGACTACGCCGTCGGCGTGAGCGTGTTTCTGCTGGTCGTCGCGTTCGTGTTCGCGTTCGCTCCCTCGCTCACGGCGCCGTTCACGAGCGATGCGACCGACGCGGTGGTGGTCGCCGACCGCTCTGCGGACCGGATCGCCAACGATCTGCTGGTCGCCGACCCCGCGCGTCCGTCCGTCCTCGACGCCGACTGTACCGCGGGATTCTTCGATACCGACGAGGCCGTCGACACCGACTGCCGGTACGAGACCGACGCAAGCGATCTCCGGGGCGCGCTCGGGATCGTCTCGCCGGATCGGACGGCGAACGTGACCGTCGTCAGTGACGGCGGTATCCGGGTGCTCGGGGACGGCGCGGATGCGGTTCCGCTCGCGGCCGGACCGGCTCCGCCGCGCGGGGCGGGCGTGTCGACCGCTCGTCGGGCGGTCCTGCTCGACGGGTCGGACGCGACGGTGATCGTGAGGGTGTGGTGA
- a CDS encoding protein sorting system archaetidylserine synthase (This PssA-like phosphatidyltransferase, along with a PssD-like decarboxylase, is required in Haloarchaea for the archaeosortase ArtA to replace the PGF-CTERM sorting signal with a C-terminal lipid anchor.), with the protein MTDRPRFCSRLGLADAVTAGNAALGTLAAAVVAFDPTLAARLVLLGAVADGLDGVLARRYGGTAIGPHLDSLADVASFGVAPALIVAATVTAAYPLDSSPVLFVAGLVVPAAYVAFAVIRLAVYTVEDEGAKTTHGVQTTLAATVIAASVLAGLDSPAVVLGLAAVSAPLMVTPIRYQDLHPQDALVMGAVQACAILFTGMAGESFAFALLFLALGYLVLGPRFYWRDASGAAESEDASDGPPESDGPDPEPGA; encoded by the coding sequence ATGACCGACCGGCCGCGCTTCTGCTCCCGGCTGGGGCTGGCGGACGCCGTCACCGCCGGGAACGCCGCACTCGGAACGCTCGCGGCCGCCGTGGTGGCGTTCGATCCGACGCTGGCTGCGCGGCTGGTTCTCCTCGGCGCGGTCGCCGACGGCCTCGACGGGGTGCTCGCGCGCCGGTACGGCGGGACCGCGATCGGGCCCCACCTCGACTCGCTGGCGGACGTGGCCTCCTTCGGCGTCGCCCCGGCGCTGATCGTCGCCGCGACGGTGACCGCCGCGTACCCGCTCGACTCCTCGCCCGTCCTGTTCGTCGCCGGACTGGTCGTCCCCGCGGCGTACGTCGCGTTCGCGGTGATCCGGCTGGCCGTCTATACCGTCGAGGACGAAGGGGCGAAAACGACCCACGGCGTCCAGACGACGCTCGCGGCGACGGTGATCGCGGCGTCCGTGCTCGCGGGGCTGGACTCGCCCGCGGTGGTGCTCGGCCTCGCCGCCGTGTCGGCGCCGCTGATGGTGACACCGATACGGTACCAGGATCTCCACCCGCAGGACGCGCTCGTGATGGGAGCCGTGCAGGCGTGCGCGATCCTGTTTACGGGGATGGCCGGCGAGTCGTTCGCGTTCGCCCTGCTGTTTCTCGCGCTCGGCTACCTCGTGCTCGGGCCGCGCTTCTACTGGCGCGACGCGAGCGGGGCGGCCGAGTCCGAGGACGCGTCGGATGGACCCCCCGAGAGTGACGGTCCGGACCCCGAACCGGGCGCCTGA
- a CDS encoding type IV pilin, whose protein sequence is MNFNALFDDDRAVSPVIGVILMVAITVILAAVIGSFVLGLGNSVQQTAPNANFQFDFAENDTDSSNYDVTATHTGGDTITDAESVNLTGGSDSIEFNTPVSAGNSETLNNVTSDTTVRVIWTSENGDSSQTLAEESTP, encoded by the coding sequence ATGAATTTCAACGCACTCTTCGACGACGACCGTGCAGTCAGCCCGGTGATCGGCGTGATCCTGATGGTGGCGATCACGGTGATCCTCGCGGCTGTTATCGGCTCGTTCGTCCTCGGCCTGGGGAACAGTGTCCAACAGACCGCGCCGAACGCGAACTTCCAGTTCGATTTCGCAGAAAACGATACCGACTCCTCTAATTACGATGTTACCGCAACCCACACTGGTGGGGACACGATCACCGACGCTGAGAGCGTTAATCTGACTGGTGGCAGCGATTCAATTGAATTCAATACACCAGTATCCGCTGGTAACTCAGAGACCCTGAATAACGTCACGAGCGACACGACCGTCCGCGTGATCTGGACCTCGGAGAACGGAGACAGCTCGCAGACGCTGGCCGAGGAGTCGACGCCGTAA
- a CDS encoding exonuclease RecJ, producing MSTAADTPTEADPERVASALATAEFVRLYPRPTGDALAAAGLLARALDARATPFQVRATRESAVPDGDGSALALGWTAPNATGIAPGSRPVSVVAAAVVDALDVQPDPIVGLAGVVAAGTVPGENGSGSLLEEAERRGVVDRRPGVAVPTADLADGLAHSTRIWTPYSGDVEAAGALLADLGIGSDADRPDEVGDDDRRRLASAVALDATADAPDRAVSAVERALRPYETPTGPFATLGGHADVLDALARERPGLGVAVALGADVTDAALSTWRDHAASVHEALADPTTGRYDGAFVARVEASPADAPALATAARLVRDYASPEPVALVVSDDAAAAAGDGTTDVTAALRAGVEATAAGDVDESTDSGETGSDGMDPDEQPIDVVGDDRLGEARFDGGDVQAFIGAFREVLR from the coding sequence ATGTCCACCGCCGCCGACACGCCGACCGAGGCCGACCCCGAACGGGTAGCCTCGGCGCTGGCGACGGCGGAGTTCGTCCGGCTCTACCCCCGACCCACCGGCGACGCGCTCGCCGCGGCGGGACTGCTCGCCCGCGCGCTCGACGCGCGGGCCACGCCGTTCCAGGTTCGCGCCACACGCGAGAGTGCGGTCCCCGACGGCGACGGGAGCGCGCTCGCGCTGGGCTGGACCGCGCCGAACGCGACCGGCATCGCGCCCGGATCGCGGCCGGTGTCGGTCGTCGCGGCCGCCGTCGTCGACGCGCTCGACGTCCAACCGGACCCGATCGTCGGGCTCGCGGGCGTCGTCGCCGCGGGAACCGTCCCGGGCGAGAACGGGAGCGGGAGCCTGCTGGAGGAGGCCGAACGCCGCGGCGTCGTCGATCGACGCCCGGGCGTGGCGGTCCCCACGGCGGATCTCGCCGACGGGCTCGCCCACTCGACGCGGATCTGGACGCCGTACTCCGGCGACGTGGAGGCCGCGGGCGCGCTGCTCGCGGACCTCGGTATCGGCAGCGACGCCGACAGGCCCGACGAGGTCGGCGATGACGACCGTCGCCGACTCGCCTCCGCGGTCGCGCTCGACGCGACCGCCGACGCGCCCGACCGCGCGGTGTCCGCCGTTGAACGGGCGTTGCGCCCGTACGAGACGCCGACGGGACCGTTCGCCACGCTCGGCGGCCACGCCGACGTGCTCGACGCGCTCGCACGCGAGCGCCCGGGACTCGGCGTGGCGGTCGCGCTCGGCGCGGACGTGACCGACGCGGCGCTGTCGACGTGGCGCGACCACGCTGCAAGCGTCCACGAGGCGCTCGCGGATCCGACGACGGGCCGGTACGACGGCGCGTTCGTCGCCCGCGTTGAGGCGTCGCCGGCGGACGCACCCGCGCTCGCTACCGCCGCCCGACTCGTTCGCGACTACGCCTCGCCGGAGCCGGTCGCGCTCGTCGTCTCCGACGACGCGGCCGCCGCCGCCGGCGACGGGACGACCGACGTGACCGCCGCTCTTCGAGCCGGCGTCGAGGCGACGGCGGCCGGAGACGTCGATGAGTCGACCGATTCGGGCGAGACCGGGTCCGACGGCATGGATCCCGACGAACAGCCGATCGACGTCGTCGGCGACGACAGGCTCGGCGAGGCGCGCTTCGACGGCGGCGACGTGCAGGCGTTCATCGGCGCGTTCAGGGAGGTCCTGCGATGA
- a CDS encoding DUF5816 domain-containing protein: MTLDAVETAAGELYVNRAGGERGSKAPFYHVYVDDDGETRWGYFCGNCETVNNAMDSMGRIECNECGNMRKPDEWDAAHE, encoded by the coding sequence ATGACTCTCGACGCCGTCGAGACGGCCGCAGGCGAGCTGTACGTCAACCGTGCTGGCGGCGAGCGCGGATCGAAGGCACCGTTTTACCACGTGTACGTCGACGACGACGGCGAGACCAGATGGGGATACTTCTGCGGGAACTGCGAGACGGTGAACAACGCGATGGACTCGATGGGGCGCATCGAGTGCAACGAGTGCGGCAACATGCGCAAGCCCGACGAGTGGGACGCCGCCCACGAGTAG
- a CDS encoding DUF7288 family protein: protein MRAQAHTLEGFAAAIILLSGVLFALQATAVTPLTASTSNQHIENQQAAVAEGTLAAAEANGTLAPTLLHWNATGERFIGSGSDSVYTGGGPSTAFGATLNETFGAERIAFNVEVSYRTAGGRGRTRMVYMGSPSDNAVAATRTVVLFDDDRLGDGSGTLAEIGADPDREFYVEDTADGPLYGVMEVRIVVWRI, encoded by the coding sequence ATGCGCGCGCAGGCACACACGCTCGAGGGGTTCGCGGCCGCGATCATCCTGTTGAGCGGCGTCCTCTTCGCGCTACAGGCGACGGCGGTGACCCCGCTGACCGCGAGTACGTCGAACCAGCACATCGAGAATCAGCAGGCGGCCGTCGCCGAGGGGACCCTGGCGGCCGCGGAGGCGAACGGGACGCTCGCGCCGACGCTGCTACACTGGAACGCGACCGGAGAGCGGTTCATCGGCTCGGGATCTGACAGCGTGTACACCGGTGGCGGCCCGTCCACCGCGTTCGGGGCGACGCTGAACGAGACGTTCGGCGCCGAGCGGATCGCGTTCAACGTCGAGGTCAGCTATCGAACCGCCGGCGGTCGCGGTCGAACGCGGATGGTGTACATGGGGTCGCCCAGCGACAACGCCGTCGCCGCGACCCGGACGGTGGTACTGTTCGATGACGACCGCCTGGGCGACGGGTCCGGAACCCTCGCGGAGATCGGTGCCGATCCGGACCGTGAGTTCTACGTGGAGGACACGGCCGACGGGCCGCTGTACGGCGTCATGGAGGTGCGCATCGTCGTATGGCGGATCTGA
- a CDS encoding cupredoxin domain-containing protein, whose translation MDRRRFLATAGAAASLSLSGCAAVLPGSASDDYDVGMTAEAFRPYEITVSVGDTVVWENTSTRAHSVTAYEDQIPEGAEYFATGGYDSEAAAVDAWDGSKGAISANQRFEHTFEVSGDYTYYCIPHEQAGMVGIVHVEE comes from the coding sequence ATGGACCGACGCCGCTTCCTCGCGACCGCGGGCGCCGCAGCGTCGCTCTCGCTGAGCGGTTGTGCGGCCGTCCTCCCGGGATCCGCGAGCGACGACTACGACGTCGGCATGACCGCGGAGGCGTTCCGCCCGTACGAGATAACGGTGTCCGTCGGCGACACGGTAGTCTGGGAGAACACCTCCACGCGCGCCCACTCGGTGACGGCGTACGAGGACCAGATCCCCGAGGGCGCCGAGTACTTCGCCACCGGCGGGTACGACTCCGAGGCCGCCGCCGTGGACGCGTGGGACGGGAGCAAGGGAGCGATCTCCGCGAACCAGCGGTTCGAACACACCTTCGAGGTCTCGGGCGATTACACGTACTACTGCATCCCGCACGAACAGGCGGGAATGGTCGGTATCGTCCACGTCGAGGAATGA